A section of the Salvelinus sp. IW2-2015 linkage group LG7, ASM291031v2, whole genome shotgun sequence genome encodes:
- the LOC111966446 gene encoding sorting nexin-21, producing the protein MASKLMDRLRRTLFKEGEVVSNEPIDVTEESFPESSELEDDTECVSERLGGTLCFDGESALESEDPGEASGPDSDSDYLGESIEDGFSSTDTSPVGPSPGGSSLLTRQLQDSWRSLRFHSVPQKLVFEVTDASVVQESSSKYVLYTIHLIQSGMFDETPAAITRRYTDFKRLHSCLRRRHRDNMERVGFPRKKLRKNFVAETIAKRSRAFEQYLTHMHSLAELQRSPTFLEFFYLGDLKAGQMLMRVGRYQEALGPLLNGLRLQEKLGCEQQGKQQPHHQLGTHWLFTLLALVTCFQELEQLGEAQEHCDRALRDLAPSPEALQQHHFHPLLIPLLQTNVRLSWKISKDKRQWEVLLQEIQDSGADIGNQPSLKEYLMKEALVESEGDTKAKLKREKAT; encoded by the exons ATGGCTTCTAAGCTCATGGACAGACTGCGACGGACACTGTTCAAAGAAGGAGAAGTAGTCTCTAAYGAGCCAATTGATGTAACAGAGGAAAGCTTCCCAGAGAGTTCTGAGTTAGAGGACGATACAGAGTGTGTCTCAGAGCGGCTTGGGGGAACACTCTGCTTCGATGGGGAGAGCGCCCTGGAATCCGAAGACCCAGGTGAGGCCTCAGGACCAGACAGTGACTCAGACTACCTTGGAGAGTCCATAGAGGATGGATTCAGCAGCACAG ACACCAGCCCAGTGGGCCCGTCTCCTGGAGGCTCATCCCTGCTCACACGTCAGCTGCAGGATAGCTGGAGGAGCTTAAGATTCCACAGTGTTCCTCAGAAGCTGGTGTTTGAAGTGACTGATGCCAGTGTGGTGCAAGAGAGCTCATCCAAGTATGTG ctctACACCATCCATTTGATCCAGTCTGGGATGTTTGATGAAACCCCCGCCGCCATCACCCGGCGATACACTGACTTTAAGCGCCTGCACAGCTGCCTTCGCCGTCGTCACAGGGACAACATGGAGCGTGTCGGTTTCCCCCGCAAGAAGCTGCGTAAAAACTTTGTGGCTGAGACCATCGCCAAGCGGAGCCGAGCGTTTGAGCAGTACCTGACCCACATGCACTCGTTGGCTGAGCTGCAGCGCTCGCCCACCTTCCTGGAGTTCTTCTACCTGGGTGACCTGAAGGCTGGCCAGATGCTGATGCGTGTGGGCCGTTACCAGGAGGCCCTGGGCCCTCTGCTCAATGGCCTGAGGCTCCAGGAGAAGCTAGGCTGTGAGCAGCAGGGAAAGCAGCAGCCCCATCACCAGCTGGGCACCCACTGGCTCTTCACCCTGTTGGCCCTGGTGACCTGCTTCCAGGAGCTGGAGCAGCTGGGGGAGGCCCAGGAGCACTGTGACCGAGCCCTGAGGGACCTGGCCCCCTCACCGGAGGCCTTGCAGCAGCACCACTTTCACCCACTGCTCattcctcttctccagaccaACGTCAGACTGTCATGGAAGATCTCTAAGGATAAGCGGCAGTGGGAAGTGCTGCTTCAGGAGATCCAGGACTCTGGGGCTGATATAGGGAACCAGCCCAGCCTGAAGGAGTACCTGATGAAGGAGGCCCTggtggagagcgagggagacacTAAGGCCAAGCTCAAAAGGGAGAAGGCCACTTAA
- the LOC111966448 gene encoding deoxyribonuclease gamma isoform X1 — protein sequence MSWPSPLLLLLIGIYGPCSGFKICAFNIQNFDATKSANYRVMHTLTKVVSRCDICLLQEVKDLQGKATKALLGRLNRYSTRYDDRYHYKYVASGGLGRTPEDQEQYVYLYRNETVELTDRYQYADKKEGGVDAFSRDPFVVRFQAKETVIGDFALIPLHTTASDAIKEIDKLYDVFEEIKRMWNTEKVMFLGAFNAGCGHITRQDKANIRLFSNPGFFWLIGDKVDTTVGDLTSCAYDRIVVHGQPFLKAIKPYSARVFNIAKEYKLSKEMVLEVSDHFPVEVELKTKSSGQLQAQVQPLLIAVSVITYVLHILPSTSVV from the exons ATGAgttggccctctcctctcctcctccttctcattgGTATTTATGGACCATGTTCAGGCTTCAAGATATGTGCCTTCAACATCCAGAACTTCGATGCCACCAAATCAGCCAACTACAGAGTGATGCACACTCTGACCAAG GTTGTGTCTCGCTGTGACATCTGTCTCCTTCAGGAGGTAAAAGACCTACAGGGCAAAGCCACCAAAGCTCTGTTGGGGAGACTCAACAGATACAGTACTAG ATATGATGACCGCTATCACTATAAATATGTTGCCAGTGGAGGTCTGGGGCGGACACCTGAAGACCAGGAGCAGTATGTCTATCTGTACCG GAATGAGACTGTAGAGTTGACAGATCGGTACCAGTACGCTGACAAAAAGGAGGGGGGTGTGGATGCTTTCTCCAGAGACCCCTTTGTTGTTCGATTCCAAGCCAAGGAAACAG TGATAGGAGACTTTGCTCTGATCCCACTGCACACTACGGCCTCTGATGCAATCAAGGAGATTGACAAGCTCTATGATGTCTTTGAGGAAATAAAAAGGATGTGGAATACTGAG AAAGTGATGTTCCTTGGAGCCTTCAATGCTGGTTGTGGGCACATAACAAGGCAGGACAAGGCAAACATCAGACTGTTCTCAAACCCTGGATTCTTCTGGTTGATCGGGGATAAGGTGGACACCACAGTTGGAGACCTCACCAGCTGTGCCTATGACAG GATTGTGGTACACGGACAGCCCTTCCTAAAGGCCATCAAACCTTATTCAGCTCGGGTCTTCAACATCGCCAAGGAGTATAAACTCTCAAAGGAAATG GTTCTGGAAGTGAGTGACCACTTCCCTGTGGAAGTGGAGCTGAAGACTAAATCGTCGGGGCAGCTTCAAGCTCAGGTTCAGCCTCTCCTAATCGCTGTCTCTGTCATCACCTACGTCCTGCACATCTTACCTTCGACCAGTGTGGTGTGA
- the LOC111966448 gene encoding deoxyribonuclease gamma isoform X2 has translation MLFCRPVTYHYRVKKFILYFVFTKQQTSYKVVSRCDICLLQEVKDLQGKATKALLGRLNRYSTRYDDRYHYKYVASGGLGRTPEDQEQYVYLYRNETVELTDRYQYADKKEGGVDAFSRDPFVVRFQAKETVIGDFALIPLHTTASDAIKEIDKLYDVFEEIKRMWNTEKVMFLGAFNAGCGHITRQDKANIRLFSNPGFFWLIGDKVDTTVGDLTSCAYDRIVVHGQPFLKAIKPYSARVFNIAKEYKLSKEMVLEVSDHFPVEVELKTKSSGQLQAQVQPLLIAVSVITYVLHILPSTSVV, from the exons ATGTTATTTTGTCGGCCTGTGACCTACCATTATCGAGTCAAGAAGTTCATTTTATACTTCGTTTTCACTAAACAAcaaacatcttacaag GTTGTGTCTCGCTGTGACATCTGTCTCCTTCAGGAGGTAAAAGACCTACAGGGCAAAGCCACCAAAGCTCTGTTGGGGAGACTCAACAGATACAGTACTAG ATATGATGACCGCTATCACTATAAATATGTTGCCAGTGGAGGTCTGGGGCGGACACCTGAAGACCAGGAGCAGTATGTCTATCTGTACCG GAATGAGACTGTAGAGTTGACAGATCGGTACCAGTACGCTGACAAAAAGGAGGGGGGTGTGGATGCTTTCTCCAGAGACCCCTTTGTTGTTCGATTCCAAGCCAAGGAAACAG TGATAGGAGACTTTGCTCTGATCCCACTGCACACTACGGCCTCTGATGCAATCAAGGAGATTGACAAGCTCTATGATGTCTTTGAGGAAATAAAAAGGATGTGGAATACTGAG AAAGTGATGTTCCTTGGAGCCTTCAATGCTGGTTGTGGGCACATAACAAGGCAGGACAAGGCAAACATCAGACTGTTCTCAAACCCTGGATTCTTCTGGTTGATCGGGGATAAGGTGGACACCACAGTTGGAGACCTCACCAGCTGTGCCTATGACAG GATTGTGGTACACGGACAGCCCTTCCTAAAGGCCATCAAACCTTATTCAGCTCGGGTCTTCAACATCGCCAAGGAGTATAAACTCTCAAAGGAAATG GTTCTGGAAGTGAGTGACCACTTCCCTGTGGAAGTGGAGCTGAAGACTAAATCGTCGGGGCAGCTTCAAGCTCAGGTTCAGCCTCTCCTAATCGCTGTCTCTGTCATCACCTACGTCCTGCACATCTTACCTTCGACCAGTGTGGTGTGA